One genomic window of Quercus robur chromosome 6, dhQueRobu3.1, whole genome shotgun sequence includes the following:
- the LOC126689350 gene encoding uncharacterized protein LOC126689350 has product MAKKKKRARAEAESESQPEPQPQPQNEVELVANGDSHDSEKKKKKKKQKKQHNKADNDHEEEEAKEIPTVTIALAGSIINNAQSLELATRLAGQIARAATIFRIDEVVVFDNKSDSVNDYSVKELDSSDENETGAPFLIRILRYLETPQYLRRALFPKHNSLRFVGVLPPLDAPHHLRKHEWAPYREGVTLKERSPDSGTLVDVGLHKHVVIDQVVEPGTRVTVAMGTNRNLDTDLPREIASPSKPREESGMYWGYRVRYASNLSSVFKDCPYKGGYDHLIGTSEHGLIVNSSDLTIPTFRHLLIAFGGLAGLEESIEEDNNLKGKNAQEVFDLYLNTCPHQGSRTIRTEEAILISLQYFQEPISRALQRVEV; this is encoded by the exons ATGgcgaagaagaaaaagagagcgaGAGCCGAAGCCGAATCCGAATCCCAACCagaaccacaaccacaaccacaaaatGAAGTTGAGCTCGTTGCTAATGGCGACTCTCACGATagcgagaagaagaagaagaagaaaaagcaaaagaaacaaCATAACAAAGCAGACAACGAccacgaagaagaagaagcaaaggaAATACCCACTGTCACCATAGCCCTCGCCGGTTCCATCATCAACAACGCCCAATCCCTCGAACTCGCCACTCGc tTGGCTGGTCAGATTGCTCGTGCCGCAACGATTTTCCGAATCGATGAG GTGGTGGTGTTTGATAACAAGAGTGATTCAGTGAATGATTACAGTGTTAAAGAATTGGATAGTTCAGATGAGAACGAAACCGGCGCGCCTTTTCTTATTAGGATCTTGCGGTATCTTGAGACGCCTCAATATTTGAGGAGAGCTCTGTTTCCAAAGCATAATAGCTTGAGATTTGTG ggtGTGTTGCCACCACTTGATGCTCCGCATCATTTGCGTAAGCATGAGTGGGCTCCGTATCGAGAAG GTGTCACACTAAAAGAAAGATCTCCAGACTCGGGAACACTTGTTGATGTGGGTCTACATAAG CATGTTGTTATTGATCAAGTAGTGGAACCTGGAACAAGAGTTACTGTAGCTATGGGAACCAATCGCAACCTGGATACTG ATTTACCGCGTGAAATTGCCTCACCCTCCAAGCCTAGGGAAGAATCAGGAATGTATTGGGGGTATAGAGTTCGATATGCTTCCAATCTGAGTTCAGTATTTAAGGATTGCCCATACAAG GGTGGCTATGACCATTTGATTGGTACCTCAGAGCATGGTCTGATTGTTAATTCATCAGATCTGACCATACCTACTTTCAG GCATCTATTGATTGCTTTTGGTGGACTTGCTGGGTTGGAAGAGAGCATCGAGGAAGACAATAATTTAAAG GGGAAAAATGCGCAGGAGGTATTTGATTTGTACTTGAACACATGTCCACATCAGGGGAGTCGAACGATTCGAACAGAG GAAGCAATACTTATATCTCTTCAGTATTTCCAAGAGCCAATAAGCCGAGCATTGCAGAGAGTGGAAGTTTAA
- the LOC126689349 gene encoding protein phosphatase 2C 70 translates to MAMVESNVVVVVIVVVVVVVMLLLIFLLILLFFKPWRFFLSASSTRSRTIKVDDLDRPLVSDDEDLIRNQSNELRIDYDLEGASLQNEGHFRSPRTYGRLYKQRLPTVSHHTTQGDSLGVDVISDPPEDLLFGQTLRRPFSTDQISEIQKYGRQSLEDEKFQEFVIKDILDQRSCLTLEVISGPSRGLRCSVQSTNTSRLPLTLGRVSPSDLLLKDSEVSGKHAMINWNSNKMKWELIDMGSLNGTLLNSQSINHPDSGSRHWGDPIELASGNVITLGTTSKLYVHITSQTESQIPFGVGVASDPMAVRRGGKKLPMEDVCYYQWPLPGVDKFGLFGICDGHGGAGAAKYASKILPEKVADILSDSLKRERILSLRDASDVLRDAFSQTEACMNHNYEGCTATVLLVWTDGDENFFAQCANVGDSACVMNVDGKQIKMTEDHRITSYSERLRIEETGEPLRDGETRLCGLNLGRMLGDKFLKQQDSRFSSMPYISQVVHINQASGTFALLASDGFWDVIGAKRAIQLVLQTRERYSTDESSAEKIANYLLSEARTLRTKDNTSIVFLDFDTNRSSCKVES, encoded by the exons ATGGCGATGGTAGAGAGCAATGTTGTCGTcgttgtgattgttgttgtagttgttgTAGTTATGCTTCTTCTCATCTTTCTCCTTATCCTTCTCTTCTTCAAGCCATGGCGTTTTTTTCTCTCTGCCTCTTCTACTCGCTCTCGCACAATCAAG GTTGATGATCTAGATAGGCCCCTTGTTTCAGACGATGAGGATCTTATCCGAAACCAAAGCAATGAATTGCGAATTGATTATGATCTGGAGGGAGCAAGTCTTCAAAATGAAGGGCATTTCCGTTCACCTCGGACTTATGGACGCCTTTATAAACAAAGGCTTCCCACTGTATCTCACCATACAACTCAAG GTGATAGCTTGGGTGTAGATGTAATCTCTGATCCTCCGGAAGATTTATTGTTTGGTCAGACACTTAGGCGCCCTTTCTCAACAGACCAAATATCGGAAATCCAAAAATATGGTAGACAGAGTTTAGAAGATGAAAAATTTCAAGAGTTTGTGATCAAGGATATTCTAGatcaaa GAAGCTGCCTCACCCTGGAGGTTATCTCTGGTCCATCTCGTGGGCTTCGTTGTTCTGTACAGTCAACAAATACATCtaggcttccactgacccttgGAAGGGTTTCTCCAAGTGATTTATTATTGAAGGATTCAGAGGTGTCAGGAAAGCATGCAATGATAAACTGGAATTCGAAT AAAATGAAGTGGGAACTTATAGACATGGGTAGCCTAAATGGAACACTTTTAAATTCACAGTCAATCAACCATCCTGATTCTGGTAGTCGACATTGGGGTGACCCAATAGAGCTTGCAAGTGGAAATGTAATAACTCTTGGCACAACCTCCAAATTATAT GTTCACATTACGTCTCAAACTGAGTCTCAGATCCCCTTTGGAGTTGGTGTGGCATCGGATCCAATGGCTGTGCGTAGAGGAGGAAAGAAGCTTCCAATGGAAGATGTGTGCTATTATCAATGGCCTCTTCCTGGTGTTGACAAG TTTGGTTTGTTTGGCATCTGTGATGGACATGGTGGAGCAGGAGCTGCCAAATATGCTAGCAA AATTTTACCTGAGAAGGTTGCTGATATTTTGTCGGATTCACTAAAAAGAGAGAGGATTTTATCACTACGTGATGCTTCCGATGTTCTGAGGGATGCATTCTCTCAGACAGAAGCATGCATGAATCATAATTATGAG GGTTGTACTGCAACGGTGCTTCTGGTATGGACTGATGGTGATGAAAATTTCTTTGCGCAATGTGCAAATGTTGGGGATTCAGCTTGTGTTATGAA TGTTGATGGAAAACAGATTAAGATGACCGAAGACCATAGAATAACTAGTTATTCTGAAAGACTTCGAATTGAAGAAACAGGAGAACCATTGAGAGATGGGGAAACTCGTCTCTGTG GTTTGAACCTTGGCCGAATGCTTGGAGACAAATTTCTTAAACAGCAGGATTCCCGCTTCAGTTCAATGCCTTATATAAGTCAAGTTGTACATATCAATCAAGCTAGTGGGACGTTTGCACTACTGGCCAG TGATGGGTTCTGGGATGTCATTGGTGCAAAGAGGGCAATACAACTAGTCCTTCAG ACAAGGGAGAGATACTCAACAGATGAGAGTTCAGCAGAGAAGATTGCTAATTATTTGTTGAGTGAGGCTAGAACATTGCGTACAAAGGATAACACTTCTATAGTTTTCTTAGATTTTGATACCAATAGAAGCTCATGTAAAGTTGAATCTTGA